TCAAGGGATTAACATGGAAATTGAATAAGGGGCCGACAACTGCTGCTGCGAGCCCGAGCCCGACCCGCCCCAGCAGCATGGCTGCAGGCAAAGTGATCAAAATGCTGTACTGGGTACGCCGGACCAGCAAAGACAAAGTTAAAGCATACACAGACAGCTCCACCACCATCAGCGGTAGCATGGGCGGGGACATGGGTGGCATGCCAGTCAAAAGAAAGCTAAGGAGCGGTGATACCACTGCCACTGCCACCGCCCAGCCCGGTTCCAGCATTAACCCCGCCAGGAAGATGGGGATATGCATAGGCAAAATAATCGGGCCGCCTACCTTGGTGAGATGAGCCGCCAAAGGCAGTGTAACTGCCAAAGCCACCATCAGGGCCGCTATTACCAACGAACGTGATTTCATGGTCTCCCTCCTAAAATAGTTTAGCCCGGCCGGTTTTCAAACCGGTCCGGGC
This DNA window, taken from Bacillota bacterium, encodes the following:
- a CDS encoding ECF transporter S component codes for the protein MKSRSLVIAALMVALAVTLPLAAHLTKVGGPIILPMHIPIFLAGLMLEPGWAVAVAVVSPLLSFLLTGMPPMSPPMLPLMVVELSVYALTLSLLVRRTQYSILITLPAAMLLGRVGLGLAAAVVGPLFNFHVNPLIYVYGAVLKGLPGIALQLLIIPALCRVPAVSAQLAYKGE